Genomic segment of bacterium:
CAGAGGAGTCGCATGTATACATGGATTCTGAACGCACAGCAGAAGTTCGCGAGCGATGCCAGTGATACCGAAGATGTGAGGTTGAAAAAGCTCGCCATCTTCCTTGTTGCGGGATCATGTTGCATTGCGGGCGTTGCATGGACAGGGATGTACTACTTCGCTTTTGGCGCAGGTATCACGGCAGCACTCCCAGCGATCTTCGTGCTTGTTGTGGGTGGAGCAATGGTGGTTTCTCACGTTACGAAGAATCATCATTACACAGTTTACACGCAGATCATCTGCATCATGTACATCACACTGCTTATCTCATGGAGCATCGGCGGGGTACTCGATTCAGGTGTCGTCATCATCTGGGCGCTGCTGGGTCCGATTTGCGCACTGATGTTCCTGTCAAACCGGCAGGCCCTCGTATGGTTCCTCCTCTACCTGCTCAGTCTCGTCGTATTTATAACGTTTGACGAGTATTTCGCAATGCACGGGCAGTCAGTGACACATGGGACGAGGATACTTTTCCTCCTCATGAATGTCGGTGTTTCATCGGTGGTTCTCTTCTCCTTCGCCGCGTACTATGTGAACAAGGCTATTCGTGAGCAGGCTATCGCACACGACCTGCTGCATGCGAACCTGCAGCAGGAAATTATTCTTCGCGAGAATGAGAGACTTGCAACGCTGGGAAAACTCAGCGCGGGCGTGGCGCATGAGCTGAACAATCCTGCCTCGGCCGCGCAGCGTGGTGCGGAGCAACTCACTACGATCGTAGAAAAACTCGAAAATGTCGAGTACCGTCTCGGTGCGGCGGAGCTCAGTGACTGGCAGCTCGAAAAAATCGTACCTCATCTGGAACGTCTGAAAGAGCGGGCAATGCAGCCACTCAACCTCGATCCGCTCGAGCGCAGTGATCAGGAGGATGAAATTGAACGCTGGCTCGAAAAGAAAGGCATCAAGGATGCCTGGGAACTTGCCCCGATTCTCGTTCAGGCCTCCTGCAATTGTGATCACCTTACTGAACTCGCGAAACATTTCAGTGATGAGCATTTCGGCATCGTGGTGGCAATGCTGAGCCATCGCTTTGCCGCAAGAAGTGTCCTGGCTGAGATCAGGTACGGAGCCAATAGAATCTCTGAGCTTGTTCATGCACTGAAGTCGTATTCGTACCTCGATCAGGCACCGAAGAAATCCGTAGATGTCCATGAAGGATTGAACAGCACCCTGGTCATGATGCAGAGCAGTCTCAAGCGCGGTATCACCGTCCGACGCGCGTATGAGGAAAATCTCCCGACAATTGAGGCCTACGGTGGCGAACTCAACCAGGTTTGGACAAATCTGATCGACAATGCCATCAGCGCAATGAACGGCGAAGGGATACTCACGATCCGCACATCACACGATGATGTCGACCTCATCGTAGAAATAATGGACTCGGGTCCGGGCATCCCGGAGGACATTCGGCATAGAATTTTTGATCCTTTTTTTACAACCAAGGCACCGGGCGAAGGAACCGGGCTGGGACTCAACATCAGCTACACAATCATCACGCAGAAACATCATGGCTCTTTGAGCGTGCGATCGAAGCCAGGTGAAACCTGCTTCGAGATCCGCCTCCCTCTGCATGCCGAACTGGCATCAGTCTGACGCACTGCGACAACACTCTGGAGACACAATCCTATGGGCAAGCCGGTCATTCTCACTGTAGATGACGAGATTCAAGTCACAAACGCCATCGAACGTGACCTGAGAAATCACCACTATCGCGACTTCCGCATTCTAAAAGCGAATTCGGGTGCGGTGGCATTGGAGACGCTGAAAAAACTCAAGCAGCGCAATGATCAGGTTGCACTCCTGCTCGTCGATCAGAGAATGCCCGAGATGGAAGGCACTGCATTTCTCGCAGAGGCAATGAAGATATATCCTGAAGCAAAAAAGGTTCTCCTCACAGCGTACGCGGATACGGAGGCTGCGATCGTAGCCATAAACGCCATCGGACTCGATCACTATCTCATGAAACCCTGGAGTCCGCCGGAACAGAGCCTCTTTCCTGTTCTCGACGACCTGCTGGACGACTGGCGTGCAACAGCACAAATCCCCTATGAAGGCATCCGTGTTGCAGGTACGCTCTGGTCATCCAGCTCTCATGTCGTCAAGGATTTCCTCGCACGCAGTCAGATTCCATACCAGTGGCTTGATATCGAACTAAATGCCGAGGCACGCGCGCTGGTGGAAGCGACGAATCCGGCTGATCACAGGCTCCCTCTCGTTTTCTTCCCCGATGGCAGCACACTCGTTAATCCCAGTATCACCACCCTCGCGGAGAAGACAGGGCAGCGCACACGTGCATCGCAGCCGTTTTACGACCTGATCATTATCGGTGCGGGACCCGCCGGACTCGCCTCGGCGGTATACGGTGCATCCGAGGGACTGCGCACACTGCTGGTAGACAAGGAAAGCACGGGTGGACAGGCGGGTACAAGCTCGCTTATCGAGAACTACCTCGGCTTTCCGAAAGGCGTTGCAGGTGCGGAC
This window contains:
- a CDS encoding FAD-dependent oxidoreductase produces the protein MGKPVILTVDDEIQVTNAIERDLRNHHYRDFRILKANSGAVALETLKKLKQRNDQVALLLVDQRMPEMEGTAFLAEAMKIYPEAKKVLLTAYADTEAAIVAINAIGLDHYLMKPWSPPEQSLFPVLDDLLDDWRATAQIPYEGIRVAGTLWSSSSHVVKDFLARSQIPYQWLDIELNAEARALVEATNPADHRLPLVFFPDGSTLVNPSITTLAEKTGQRTRASQPFYDLIIIGAGPAGLASAVYGASEGLRTLLVDKESTGGQAGTSSLIENYLGFPKGVAGADLARRATAQATRLGAEILTATEVRGVHTEGPYRYVTLADGNILSCHALVIATGASLRELEVPGVSKLNGAGIYYGAALTEAAHYKGKHVIVVGGANSAGQGAMFFSRYASKVTVLVRGDALKKGMSQYLVDQIDSTDNIEVRVHRIVREVRGDDRLEEVVIDNTETGQSEVLPASAMFIFIGAKPHSGLVADLVQLDNQGFILTGPDLAASNGKPHQWPLKRDPYLLETSVPGIFAVGDIRQGAIRRVASAVGQGSSVVSFVHEYLKTV